In the genome of Pseudanabaena mucicola str. Chao 1806, the window CCAAAATGGCGCGATTACGAATGCGACAGGAATCACAAACACCACAAGGCGTTTCCCCACCTTGGTAGCATGACCATGTAAGCTCAATTGGTACACCTAAGCGCTTAGCTCATCGGACAATATCTACTTTAGAATCCATCACTAAGGGGGCAACTAATTGTGGTGCATGACCCTATAGTCCGACCTTAGATGAAAGTGCTGCTAATTTCTGGAAAGCTCCTAAATAATCTGGACGACAATCGGGATAGCCCGAATAGTCCACCGCATTAATTCCTAAATAGATTGCCTCGGCTCCCTTTGCCTCGGCTAGAGACAGAGCGATCGCAATAAATACGGTATTTCGTCCTGGAACATAGGTAATCGGGATTTCCTCAGTTTGGATTCCTGCCGTTGGCACTGCAAGATTTGCATCAGTTAGAGCCGAGCCTCCCCACTGCGCCAAATTTACATCAACCACAAAATGATCCTGAATCTGTAGAGCCGCCGCAACTTGTCGAGCCGCTAATAACTCCCGTTCATGGCGTTGTCCATACCGAAAGGACAGGGCGATCGCTTCGTATCCATCGGCGATCGCCTGAGCCGCCGCCGTTGCCGAATCTAACCCACCCGATAGCAGAATTACCGCTTTTTTAGAACTTGGAGAACTGGTGCTTGCAGTCATCTATCTCACTCCTAATAATTTATGCGTTTGCAAACTTATGCGCCAATCAGCATGATTTAAAACATATTGCATAACTAACTCATTGCTGCTTTCTGTCTCCCAATCAGCTTGTAAGTATTTGACCACATTTACAGGAACTCTTGCCGCATTCTGTTCAGCCCACGAGAGATCCGATGCGTCTTTAATGATGACCTTAAGCTCACTGACTTGGTGATAAATGCTGTTGTGAGGGAATTTGAACTTCTTAGGTGAAAAAGTCACCCAGTCAAAGTGACCACTAAACGGATGGGAACCAGATGTTTCAAGATGAACCCGCAAATCTTGCTCCTTTAGCTGTCGAGTCAACTCGGTTAAATCACGCATTAATGGTTCACCCCCAGTAATAACCACGATCGCTGGATGAGCATTGACTGCCTCTATGACCAAATCGGAGATCTCGATTTGATGATGTCTTTTGATATTCCAAGAGATTTTGGTATCACACCAGGGACAGCCGACATCACAACCAGCTAAGCGGATAAAAAAAGCATTTACACCCATCCATGTACCTTCCCCCTGAACCGAATGGAAAGTCTCAACTACGGGTAAATGAGTTAAATGGTGGATTTGAGTCATAGCCTATATAGATTCCCAATAATCAAAAAATCTGTACCGATTTGCCGTAATTGGGGTTGGTTGAGTTGAATAGCCTCAGTCATCAGGTTGAATCCCAAATCGTCAATGGGACTAGGAGCCATAAAACCACCAATCAATTTAGGAGCGATAAAAGCATAGATCTTTTGTACCATCTGCGCTTTAATTGCCACCGATCCCAGCTTGCCTCCACATTCCCATAAAACTTGATTAAATCCGCGACTCGCTAGTTCTTGCATCACAATTTGTGGAGATAGATCTTCTAGTTCGAGAATTTCCACATGGCGATCACTGAGTTTTTGCTTCAGTTGAGTATTTTGATGTGGCAAAGTCATCACAAGCGTTTTCTCAGCATCTGTGACATTCCATAAATTGGCTTCTTCAGGAAGATTAAAGCTCTTAGTAACGACTACACGCAAAGGACAATGCTTGCTCAATCCATGCGTCGTTAAGTGTGGATTATCCAGTCTCACCGTATTTCCACCTGTAATAATCGCATCACAACCCAAACGCAGATCGCGGACGAACTGTCGTGATTCTTGCCCCGTAATCCAATAGCTATGCCCAGAAATTGTGGCAATCTTCCCATCGAGGGTCATAGCATATTTAAAAATCCCCAAAGGCAAATTCGTTTTTACCCGATAAAAAAAAGCCTCATTTAGTTCTAGACATTGCTGCTCCAGAATGCCAGTAGTGACTTGAATGCCTGCGGCTCTAAGGCGATCGCATCCCGCACCTGCAACCCTCGGATCGACATCGATCGCACCAACCACCACCTTACCAATTCCTGCTTGAATAATTGCTTCAGAACAGGGAGGTGTCCGTCCGTAGTGATTGCAAGGCTCAAGATTGACATACAACGTGGCATCGCTTAAATCTGCACCTGTTTGCTGGGCAGCTCGAATCGCAAATACTTCAGCATGGGGTTCTCCTGCTTTAGGATGAAAACCTTCGCCTAAGACCTGCCCATTTTTGATAATCACACTCCCCACCAGAGGGTTAGGCGCAGTCTGTCCGCGACCTTGTTTTGCCAAATCAATACATCTTTGCATCCAGCAATCATGAACAGATGTAATATCTTTTCTATCTACATTTTCTATCATTAACTATAAATACAGTACTTTGTATGTGATAACACCTAAAATAAATTTTTGTAAGTAATAAAAAACCTCATTTTTAAAATTTATCTGTATTGCATCGCTTTGCCCTAACTTAAAATCCAGAAGATTTTTGGAAGGAATTATGAAGTGACGCTATAAAAATTCTTCTGTAATAATTAAATAATTAAAGTCTCAAAGAGTTGTAATTATTAATTTGCTGAAGGCAAAACAACTGTAAACTTTGTCCCAATGTTGACCTCACTTTCTACTGCAATCTTGCCGCTATGGGCATCTACAGCTTGCTTAGCTATATATAAACCCATACCTAAACCATTAACTCTACCAACATTTTCAGCTCTTAAAAATGGCAAGAATAAACTGTTTAAATATTCTTCAGGTATACCAATACCATAATCAGTGATACTTAAAATCAACTTCTGCGATTCACAGGTTAAATCCACATCAACAGTGCCACCTTCATAGGAATATTTAATTGCATTAGAGACTAAATTCATTACTATATGCCATAGCAATCTCTTATCAACTTTAAGTTTATGAAATTTGCCATGGCTTTGAAATTTAAGACGACATTTGCGGTTTTGATCTTCTGTCACAAAACTTTCAACTAATTGCTGGCAATAAGCCTTAACATTCACATTTTCAGGATGAAATGGAAATTTGCCCGACTCTGAACAAGAGATCAATTTGATTTCTTCCAGCAACCAGTTAATGTCTTTAATCGCTGATTGAATAGCTGACAGGTTCTTTGCTCTACTTTCCTTAGTTAATTGTTCTTCAAAGTTCTGTAATTTCCAAATTAATAACCTAATTACTGACATCGGTGTCGAAAATTCATGGGATGCCATTGCCAGTAAACGATTTTTTAAGGAATGTAGTTCCTTTTCTTTATCTAAAGCTTCTTGGAGAAGTTTATCCTCGTGATGTTTTTTGAGGGCAAGCATAATTGCCATGTTTACTTCAGCATATCGAAGAGGCTTAGTGAGATATCCGTAAGGTGAAGTCGAAATTACTTGATCGAAAATTTCGGGATCGCTAAAGGCTGTGAGATAGATGACAGGGATCGATGCAATCTTATTGATTGCATTAACCGCAGTAACACCACTTTCAGCGCCTCTTAATTTAATATCCATCAAAATAATGTCTGGGACTTGGCGACGGATGGCGGCGATCGCATCATTACTACTGTCAACTATTTCTAAAACTCTATAACCTAAGTCAGATAAAACATCCGAAAGTGCATTTGCGGTAACAAGTTCATCTTCCACAATTAAGACATTTGCAGTTGTATTAGTCTGTACGGTCATGATATTCACTGTATCTAGCTCGTAATTGGGGTAAGCTGCGTCTAACAATGTTTATATTTTAATTATAGGATCGCCAGATAAAATTTATATTAAATATATCAAGAATTAGGACGCCAAAGTATAGCCTATCCTACACTTTAAATTAATACTAAATGGGAGATATTTTCTTAAAAGTATTATTAAACAGTATATTTAAGGACAATGTTTTTTTTACTGAAGATGAAGGTGCTGTAGTTGACTTAACACGATACAATAGTAAATCCTTGCTTCTAGTATCTAAGTTAATAGAAGCCGATTTACTTGCCCGTAAGGAAATAACTAAATGACTGTCAAGCGTTTGTACGAAACTATGTATATCCTGCGTCCTGATCTTCCCGATCAGGATGCTGATGCCGCGATTGCCAAATACCAAGACTTCTTAGTTCAACAAGAAGCAGAAGACATTACCATTCAACATCGTGGTAGACGTAGATTAGCCTACGACATTAAGGGACATCGTGAGGGTATTTATATTCAAGTTAATTACTCTGCAACTCCTAAAACTATAGAAACTCTAGAAAGAACATTTCGCCTTGGTGATGATGTAATCCGTTATCTCACGATTAAGCTCGAGCCAGAAACTGCTGAAGATAGCATTGATGCGATTCCTGATGCGGAAACTCCTGTAGAAGAAGTAGCTGCGGTTGAATAAGATATTCACACAAAAAAAAGAGGCTGTGCTTTGCACAGCCTCTTTTTTTTGTGTGAATTAAATAATGCCAAAAAAGTGTAATACACCTTGACCACTAATTAATTCGATCGCTAGTGCAGATACAAAACCAATCATGGCTAAACGTCCATTCCAATTTTCAGCCCCAGTATTAAATCCAAAACTCCATGCATTACGGTTTTCATCAGACATGATTAATTCACCTAATAAATTTATTGCTTTATGTTACGAAGTGTAACAGGTGTTAAGGGTCGTTGCAATCTTTCTTTATATTTTCTATCTTTCGGAATAAAAAACTGATTTTTATAGGTCAGCTTCGCCAATCTCTATAAATTGGGATTTTACATTGAGCCTTTACAATGAAAACTGCAATACCGATCAAATCAGTAACTTTGATAATGACTTTGGTGTGATCGTGAATGGATTGGGTAAAATCCTAAGGACATTAAAATCAATGATCCACGCAAGGACAGAGTTAATTATGCGAAAAATATGGATTAGGCTTCTAGCGGGTTGTTTAGCCGTGCTAATCAATTTAACAACAACTGGCACAGTGTGGGCATCTACTCCTAAGAAGACAGGAGATCCAAAATTTCAGGGCATTCCCCTACAATGCTATGTATCTCTAGCAGATGCAGGGACATCCCCTGAAGCTAAGGTCGCAGCCTATACTGAAATCGCAGGTCAATATCTAGAATTCCAAAGTCCTGATCGGGCAAAAAAAGTTTTAGAAAAGAGTATTGCTACTGCTCAGGATATTGTTAATCCCTCTCTAAAAGCTTTTGCCCTATTAGATACCGCAGGTCGATTAACTAAAGCTTCGGATCTAAAACTAGCCGCAGACACACTCGATAACACTCTAAAGATCGCTAAAGATTTGCCTGATCCTGTAGATAGAGTTTTTGCATATATTAAAATTGCCCAAGCCTATGGTGAAGCTGGGAAGAAGGAAAAAGCTCAAAATTTACTGGATACCACGATTAAAGCAACACCTGAAGTCATTGATCCCTACGCCCGATCACGAGCTTTTGCAGCGATCTCTAATGTATATACTGAGCTAGGAGATGACTTTAAATCCGAGTCTGCAATCTCTGAAGCTACTCAGTTACTATTGATGATTGAAAATCGGAATATCAAAAATAGAGCACAGGTGGAGATCGCAGGTAGCTATGCTCAAGCGGGCAATCATGCTCAGGCTATTGCCTCTTTATCTAAGGTTTTCCAAGAGTTTGATGCCATCCGTGATACTGCGATCGCTGCCGCCAAAGATGCAGCAAAAAATGCCAAATCCGCGAAGAAGTCATTGCCCAAAACAGCGACTAAGGATGTCAAAAAGGAGGATTCTTCAGAAGAAAATGCTGCTCCTCCTGATCCACAAGTTGTCGAACAAACAGAGACCGCTAATGCCGAAATTTTGAAAACACGATCTTTATTTCTCGTAGCTAGCCAATATTTAGTGGGTAAGCAGTATGACAAGGCTTTAGAAGTCATTGCCAATCTTGACGCAAAATCAATGGAGAAAAATATTGGTATTGCTAATGTGGCGATTGCCTATGCCAAAGACAAGAAGACCGATGAAGCGATCAAATTACTAGCTCAAAGCCTTGAAGGATTGGATGCATTTCCCCCTTCCATTGATGGCTTTAATTTACTAATTGAGGTCGGTCGTCAATACCAATCACTCAATAAGACTGAGGAAGCAAAACAAGTTTGGGGCAAGGCATCAAGCTTAGCCAAAAAATTGACTCAACCCGCACAACGTCTCCTTGCTCTCAACATTATGGCAAGTAACTATGGCGAATTTGGCTTAATTGACCAAGTAGAGCCCATTTTGCAAGATAGCTTTGCTCTCACTAAAACTGCCCCCGATCCGAATATTCGCTCACGAGCTTTCTCGGATATTAGTAGTGCCTATTGGGCGATCGGTCAGCGCGATAAAGCTAAAGAAATTGCCAAAGAAATCGAAAATCCCAAAGAACAGGAACAACTAGGTAAGTTGTTTACTTGCGCTAGTTAAAGCCAACTCTTTATGTAAAGACAAAAAGCCTCGCATTGCGAGGCTTTTTGTCTTTACATAAAAATGACTTTGTTCTTATTCAGATAGCTGTAATGAACTAAGAGCCGCCCAGCGCTTGTCTATAGAATTTTCTATATTACTAGGATGGGAATCACTTAAGTCCAAAGCAGGCGCATCAGGCGCAATTTTCGGATAGGGAATCGCTAAAGTTAATTGTTCATAAAGCCATTCCTCAGGATCGAAACAGCCATTAGGAGACAAAGACTCGACTAAATCCCCAGCGTCCACCTCTCTCTCCGTAGGATACTCACTTTCGAGTAATGGTTCTGCTAACCAAATCGTTTCGGAAGTATCGATCGCCAAGCGATAGTTAAACTGCACCAAGGTGCGATCGCAGGTCAAAGTAATAATTGTCGAAGCCTTCGCGCTGACTTCTAAAAATGAACCAACATGATGCACAGAGATAAATCCTTGAACAGGGGTAAGTGTTTCCAACCCTTTGATAAATTCCTTAAACTCAAAAGACTCAGTTGCTTCAACGGCTCTGGCAATTTGGGGGATATATAGCTTTTCCATTAACTCTAAACCAATTTAACAATTAAGTGACGATTTGGCTCTTTACCCTGACTATAGGTTTCGATATCAGGAAAACTTTCTAAAAGCTGATGAATGTATCGGCGATCAGCAGATGAAAGATGTTTCAGAGCCAGTTCAGCTCGGGTCTCACGCACTTTTTGCACAGCATTTTCTGCTAATTCATGCAAACTGGCTAAATGCTTAGAGCGATAACCATTTAATTCAACAGTATAGAAATTATGGTTTTGACGAAGGTTTTCTGATTGGTTTGTATCGGATGGGATATGGTTATTGAGGATAGTATTTGCTAAATATTGCAGAGAATCAATTACCACACCATCTTGACCTACTAATCCTTGAATTTGCTGCTCTTGCAAACCCTCAGTACTTATTTCTAGCCAATAATTTTGAGAATTACTAGCAACGTTTGGAGATCCTTCCATAAGACTAGTATTTACTGAAGTTGTATACCCCATTAAGCCTAAAAGATCCTGCAGCCAATTTGCACTTGTGAAAGAATCTTCCATAAACAATAGTTACCTAATCAATGTTTTACCAGATATTTATAGCGCTTTTAGGACTTACGCATTGGGTAGATGTGGTGCGGGCTTCGCCCGCACCACATCTACCTCAAGCCTAATAAATTCGTTCGGTTTGCGTAATTCCTAGCTTTTTAAGAAATCGAGGTATAGAATTATTTCTTTGCCTTTGACCAAGAAATAATTATCAGTCTACTGTAGTAATGGTTTGTTTCCCTATATTCGGCGAAAACAATTGCTTTAAAAGCACTATAAGCGACACAAAGTGCCGCTTATAGTGCTTTAACCTTATTTAGTGAAGATTTTGGTCTAATTTAGCTCTTTTTCTTTTTCTTAGAAGAGTTGGAATTAGGCTCAAAGGGTAAAGCTGATTTAGTCGGAGTCTTACCATCTTTGTCTTTGTCGTCAACTACAGTTGCTTTTTTAGCTTTAGCATCAAAGGGGATCTTGCTAGATTCTGACTTGCTAGGTGTAATTGATTTTGGTTCAGTCTTTGCCTTGCTAGCAGGAGCAGCATTTGCCGAAACAGTAACTAGCTTTTGGAGATTTTCTGGTAATGGTTCTTTAGCGACGATAAATGCTTGTAATGTCTGAAAAATATTGGCAATCAACATATAGAGCATTACTCCCGATGGCAAAGGGAAGAACAAAAACATACCAGAGAAAATAATTGGTGTGAGTTTATTCATCGTGTCTTGCTGAGCAGTCTCTGGAGATGGACTGTCATTTTTGGGAGTAGATCCACTGGAAATTGCTTGGTTAGCATAAAGGCTAATCCCAAAGCCTAATACCATGATGACGATATCCCAGTTAATGCTGCCATCTGCATTGGTTACACCAGTTTTACCAAGAGCCTTGATAAAGAGAAAACCTTTGTTAGATGCTAATCCGGGAACAGTTGCTTGAACCGTGACTTCACCAGATTGCTTCGCAACTACAGTTCCATCATCTAAAACCTCAACTAGGTCTTGCCCTTTGGTCACTTTCCACTTAGGAGTTAGTTCTACGTCTGGGTATTCAGCAGCTAAAGCTTTAAAATCTTGTCCTTGAGCAGTTTGTAAAATAATTTTTGATTGCTCACCGATCGCTAAATTTGTACCATTTACCGCAGTTGCAAGAACTGGATAATGCACGCGATCGGCAAAGTAAACATTTTGACTAGGCGAAGTGAAAGCCTGATGAATTATTTGCTCTTGATTTTCCGCAGGAGAGATCTGAAAGTTTAAAGAATAGTTAATGTCTGCAAAGGGCGATCCTCTAAGAGTGGCAAACAAAGCAAAGAGAATTGGCAATTGCACCAGTGCAGGTAGGCATCCCGAGAGAGGATTACCAAATTCTTTGAAGTTTGCCGAGTTTACTTTGGCTAGCTCCTCTTGCTGTTTGGCAGGATCGCTTTTGTAACGCTCTTGCACTTCTTTGATTCTTTGTTGCATCACGGGGTTAGCGATTTTCATGCGACGCATACTGCGAAGCTGATTAGCGCTAACGGGAAACAACGCAAAACGTACAACCAACGTCAATGCAATAATTGCCAATCCATAGCTCGGCACGATGCCGTAAAAAAAATCTAGGAAAGGCAACATTATGTTGTTGGAAAGAAAACCTACACCGAAATCCATTTTCTACTTTACTGTTGAGTTTGCATCTAAATGATTATTGATCACTTATTAAAATTAGGATCGCCCAAGAGCTGAGCTTCTAGGGCGATCCTGAAATATTTTAGGCTTTGCTACCGATCGCACCGCTTCTGTCTTGGGCTTTCAGACTTAGCTTTGATTCGATATATTCGTATGTTTCACGAAATTTTGGTAAAGACTTTAATTCAAGGCGGGAGCCATCTTTTAGGGTCAGTACCATGTCACCCCAACTGCCTAAACCACGAGGAACCGTGACAATTTTGACAATTTCTGCATACACAACATCCGTGCGAGTTTGACCTCTCCATCCGCCTGTGACAGTAATGCGTCGATTGGTGATGCGATAACGTACCCATAAAGCCCTTGCGATCGCCGCAATGCCAAAAGGAATTGTGATCACAAAAATACTCATCAGCAAGCTAATAATTAGATCGCCGATGTGAGGTGCGCCTTCGTAATAAACTTCCTCATTAACTGCCATGCAAAACCTTCGCCTTTGCTAATAAATTCCAGAGATCATCCCAAAGTTGTTGGTAGGTTGGTTTGCTTTGAGAAGCAATAACTGTTACAACAATTTGTAATCCACTCTTTAATTGTGACAGAAGTTGTCGAAAAATTGCACGAAGTTGTCGCTTAAATCGATTACGGCTTACCGCCAACTTGTTGACTTTTTTGCTAACAACAATGCCTATCTTCGTGAATTCAGCTTTACTATCCACAAGAATTCTCATATTTAGGTAAGTGCCTCTGTAGCGATCGCCATTGGCATATACCTTTGCGAATTCCTCTCGCCGTCGCAGACGGTTTTGATTGGGGAGCACTAGAAAATTAACAAGTACAGGTTAAGTACGAATAGGTTTGCGAATTAAATCCGAATAGTTATACGGTTGTCAAGCGAACTCTGCCTCTGCTGCGGCGAGCTTTGATAACGCGGCGACCTGTGGGGGATTCCATTCTGGCGCGAAATCCAGAGGTGCGTTTCTTTTTGCGGACACTACCGCGTAGGGTACGTTTTGTCATAACCGTTACTTACTTATGGATTTTCAAAGAATGTCAATTTTTTCACAGGCTTTTAATTATAACACTTTTACATAGCGTATGTATAAATTAAGAGAAGAGTTGCGTTGCAACTCTTCTCTTAATTTATTGTTCAGGTGTAGGTGGGACATAGTAATATTTGCGATCGACTGCTTTTACTGATAGATCCGCTAGCAGTCCCAGACATAAAAAAACTGCCATGATATACATGGTCATCATATAGGATTCAGCCTTGGGTACGCCGATTTTGATTTGGTAGTCGTGGATATAGTTAATCATTACAGGTCCCAACACACCAGCAACTGACCATGCAGTAAGCAATCTGCCGTGAATGGCTCCTACATGCATGGTACCAAATAGATCGCGTAAATAGGCAGGAATCGTGGCAAAGCCACCGCCATAGGTACTTAGGACAATGCAGAAACAGACATCGAATAAAAAAATATTATGAAGATGTCCGATCACAGGAATAAGTGGATAGAGCAAAATCCCTAATCCGAAAAATACGATATAGGTACGCTTTCGTCCTAGGTAGTCAGATACCGATGACCAAAAGAATCGCCCCAGCATATTAAATAGACTCAGAAGCGAGACAAACATTGCACCCTCCTTCGGCGTAACTTGAAAGATTTCCTGAATCATTGGTGATGCTTGACTTAAGATACCAATGCCTGCGGTAACATTGGTGCATAAAACGATCCAGAGCAACCAAAACTGGGGTGTATGGATCGCATCATAAGCAGATACATTTGCTTTAGTGACTAATGGCTGTGCAATTAAGTTAGGTTGATAATTTGCGGGTAGCCAATCAGGGTGAGGCACGCGCACAAATGCTACCCCAATCATCATTAAACAGAAATAACTAATTCCCATTGTTAAGAAAGTCGGCATGACCCCAACAGAAGTCGATGATTTAAAAAATTCCATCAATTGCACTGCAAAGGGGGAACCAATAATCGCTCCACCTCCAAACCCCATAATGGCTATCCCTGTTGCCATCCCCGGACGATCAGGAAACCATTTAATCAATGTAGATACGGGCGAAATATAGCCAATCCCCAAGCCGATGCCACCTAAGACTCCATAGCCTAGGTATAGCAATATAATTTGGTGGAGCGCAACCCCGATCGCTGATATAAAAAATCCGCCACTAAAGCAAAGAGCCGCAACAAACATGGCTTTGCGAGGACCTTCGCGTTCTACCCATCGACCAAAGGTTGCAGCGGAAAGTCCCAGAAATGCGATCGCGCAGGAAAAAATCCAGCCTAATGTGGTTAATCTCCAATCATCTGGGGCACTTTGGGTGATACCAATGAGTTTGGTGAGGGGTAGGTTGAAAACACTAAAGGCGTATACTTGTCCGATCGAAAGGTGAATAGCTAAGGCGGCGATCGCAATAAACCAACGGTTAAACTGAGGCGGTGCGATGGTGCGATCGCGATCAAAAAATTTCGGTAGTCTCATTAGAGATATTCCTATTGAACTACGGCTTATAAGTATAAGTCTTGTCTAAGCCAAAGCAAATCGTGAAACAGAATGATAAATATTGGATAAACAAAGCTTTGGGCTTACTTAATGACTAGAAATAGTGCCGGGCTACTCAAAGTCTATAGGCTGTATTTGAGCTTTTTTATCACGAGACAGATGGTAAAGCTTTACTGATTTCTCTACTTTCCTTATTTTCCTATTAAACAACGGATCCTTTTCTGAAATCTCTAAAATTTCATCTAGTTTTGAGTTTATGTTAATCCTTAATGGTTTGTGAAAGCGCACCATTCGGGGTGCACTTCCACAAATCCAAAAACATACAAAAAGTTAGGGCTGCTTTATTTGAGTACTTTTCAACAAAAAAAGAGGATACGCTTAGCGCATCCTCTTTTGAGGTCAGAATTAGTCAGAAGGAGGACTGACTTGTTCTTTGAATGACTTACCAGCGGAGAAAGCAGGAACTTTAGTAGCTGGGATTTCCATCTTTTCGCCAGTCTTAGGGTTGCGTCCTTCACGGGCTTTACGATCGCGAGCTTCAAAAGAACCGAAGCCCACCAAAGTTACTTTGTCTCCGCTAGCTACAGTATCGATGATTACTTCAAGGGTTGCAGAGAGAACTTCGTCAGCAGTCTTTTTGTTGACTGATACGCCTTTCTCAGCAGCTTTCTTAGCAATAGCATCAACTAGTTCACCTTTGTTCATAGGTTTCCCCTTAATATAGATAATTTGTGAGTATGAGTTTAATTTCAAAGAAATATTTGTGCGATTGCTTTTGATGAAAGCCGCACTGACTATGACTTCTGTTTGATCATTTTAATAGCAACTTGCCACTTGTGTATATACACAACGGTTAATTTATAGGGATTTGAGCAGTTTTTTCTAATTACTTATTGCCGCAATTCTTGATTGAATCCATCAAATCTTCTCCCAGACAGCTTTTCGAGGATCAGTCAACATCATAAATCAGTGTAACCTAGACAGGGCAAGCACTTCACAAAAGTTTAGATTTTGATGATAAATAGCTGAATTCTGCTAACTTGCCCCAGCAGCAATTTCCATTATCAGTAAGGTAATGCTAGTTAGGGATAATTTAAAACGAGCTATGGCTTGTGTGCTTTGAGAGAGGGTCTGCTACACAGCCCCTCTCTCAAAGCCAGAAATTAAAAGACTTGCTAAGCAGGTCTTTTGATTTCTGGCTTATAAAATTTGCAAGCTTAACTCGAACTGGCGTTTGGCTCTTGCTGATAAAAAATGTCCCACCAAAGTTATCTACCTTCGACTTCGCTCTGCTAAGGTTGGCTGAGCTGAGTCGAAGCCACAGATACTTTAGCTAATAACAAGTCACTTATGTAGAAATATCTTTGCTAACTTATCGGGAGAAATTAGGATAATTACTGCGTCTGCTACTCCTAAAACTCTACATTAAGATGGATTCTCATCACTTTGTTGGTTGTAATTCAAAATTCTAGGTTTTGATCAAGATACTATTGTTAAAAATTGTTAGTATCTTCGCAATCAAACTTTGCATTCCACTTACCAAATATGCATTCATCCACGCCAACTAGTCCCAAAGAGATAACTCGTCAGTCTCCCCTCATAATTGCACCATTTTTCCTTTGGGGAACTGCTATGGTCGTGATGAAGGCTTTATTACCACAAACTAGTCCCATGTTTATGGCGGCAGTTAGGTTAATTCCCGCAGGTTTTTTACTAATTCTTGGAGGTGTTTATTTTGGCAGAAGTCAACCTAAAGGTTGGCAAGCATGGTTATGGATTAGTTTGTTTGCATTGGTTGATGGCACGATGTTTCAGGGGTTCCTAGCGCAGGGATTAGTGAGAACTAATGCAGGGCTTGGATCATTGCTTATTGATTCACAACCCTTAGCAGTTGCCGTACTCGCAGCAGTGTTAT includes:
- a CDS encoding 7-carboxy-7-deazaguanine synthase QueE is translated as MTQIHHLTHLPVVETFHSVQGEGTWMGVNAFFIRLAGCDVGCPWCDTKISWNIKRHHQIEISDLVIEAVNAHPAIVVITGGEPLMRDLTELTRQLKEQDLRVHLETSGSHPFSGHFDWVTFSPKKFKFPHNSIYHQVSELKVIIKDASDLSWAEQNAARVPVNVVKYLQADWETESSNELVMQYVLNHADWRISLQTHKLLGVR
- the ribD gene encoding bifunctional diaminohydroxyphosphoribosylaminopyrimidine deaminase/5-amino-6-(5-phosphoribosylamino)uracil reductase RibD, translating into MIENVDRKDITSVHDCWMQRCIDLAKQGRGQTAPNPLVGSVIIKNGQVLGEGFHPKAGEPHAEVFAIRAAQQTGADLSDATLYVNLEPCNHYGRTPPCSEAIIQAGIGKVVVGAIDVDPRVAGAGCDRLRAAGIQVTTGILEQQCLELNEAFFYRVKTNLPLGIFKYAMTLDGKIATISGHSYWITGQESRQFVRDLRLGCDAIITGGNTVRLDNPHLTTHGLSKHCPLRVVVTKSFNLPEEANLWNVTDAEKTLVMTLPHQNTQLKQKLSDRHVEILELEDLSPQIVMQELASRGFNQVLWECGGKLGSVAIKAQMVQKIYAFIAPKLIGGFMAPSPIDDLGFNLMTEAIQLNQPQLRQIGTDFLIIGNLYRL
- a CDS encoding hybrid sensor histidine kinase/response regulator, encoding MTVQTNTTANVLIVEDELVTANALSDVLSDLGYRVLEIVDSSNDAIAAIRRQVPDIILMDIKLRGAESGVTAVNAINKIASIPVIYLTAFSDPEIFDQVISTSPYGYLTKPLRYAEVNMAIMLALKKHHEDKLLQEALDKEKELHSLKNRLLAMASHEFSTPMSVIRLLIWKLQNFEEQLTKESRAKNLSAIQSAIKDINWLLEEIKLISCSESGKFPFHPENVNVKAYCQQLVESFVTEDQNRKCRLKFQSHGKFHKLKVDKRLLWHIVMNLVSNAIKYSYEGGTVDVDLTCESQKLILSITDYGIGIPEEYLNSLFLPFLRAENVGRVNGLGMGLYIAKQAVDAHSGKIAVESEVNIGTKFTVVLPSAN
- the rpsF gene encoding 30S ribosomal protein S6 — protein: MTVKRLYETMYILRPDLPDQDADAAIAKYQDFLVQQEAEDITIQHRGRRRLAYDIKGHREGIYIQVNYSATPKTIETLERTFRLGDDVIRYLTIKLEPETAEDSIDAIPDAETPVEEVAAVE
- a CDS encoding chlorophyll A-B binding protein; the protein is MSDENRNAWSFGFNTGAENWNGRLAMIGFVSALAIELISGQGVLHFFGII
- a CDS encoding tetratricopeptide repeat protein, which gives rise to MRKIWIRLLAGCLAVLINLTTTGTVWASTPKKTGDPKFQGIPLQCYVSLADAGTSPEAKVAAYTEIAGQYLEFQSPDRAKKVLEKSIATAQDIVNPSLKAFALLDTAGRLTKASDLKLAADTLDNTLKIAKDLPDPVDRVFAYIKIAQAYGEAGKKEKAQNLLDTTIKATPEVIDPYARSRAFAAISNVYTELGDDFKSESAISEATQLLLMIENRNIKNRAQVEIAGSYAQAGNHAQAIASLSKVFQEFDAIRDTAIAAAKDAAKNAKSAKKSLPKTATKDVKKEDSSEENAAPPDPQVVEQTETANAEILKTRSLFLVASQYLVGKQYDKALEVIANLDAKSMEKNIGIANVAIAYAKDKKTDEAIKLLAQSLEGLDAFPPSIDGFNLLIEVGRQYQSLNKTEEAKQVWGKASSLAKKLTQPAQRLLALNIMASNYGEFGLIDQVEPILQDSFALTKTAPDPNIRSRAFSDISSAYWAIGQRDKAKEIAKEIENPKEQEQLGKLFTCAS
- a CDS encoding YceD family protein, whose protein sequence is MEKLYIPQIARAVEATESFEFKEFIKGLETLTPVQGFISVHHVGSFLEVSAKASTIITLTCDRTLVQFNYRLAIDTSETIWLAEPLLESEYPTEREVDAGDLVESLSPNGCFDPEEWLYEQLTLAIPYPKIAPDAPALDLSDSHPSNIENSIDKRWAALSSLQLSE
- a CDS encoding protein jag, producing MEGSPNVASNSQNYWLEISTEGLQEQQIQGLVGQDGVVIDSLQYLANTILNNHIPSDTNQSENLRQNHNFYTVELNGYRSKHLASLHELAENAVQKVRETRAELALKHLSSADRRYIHQLLESFPDIETYSQGKEPNRHLIVKLV